From Sphingobacterium bambusae:
GCGAGCGATAGCGTATGTTACAGAAGGCCGCATCGTTTATGGCTGCCTGAATAAATTGATAAGCTTTATCGATATCGCCCCTGTTATTATAACATTGTGCTAAGCTCTGTAGGGAGGCATTATCTTTAACTACGTGTTTAATATCTGATATGGCCGATAGTGAGAAATAGTACATCGCTTTATCCATATCATCTTTATTCTTGTACATCAAGCCCAGCAGATAGGCAATCAATCCCCGTTCGGGATACCGATCGTCCGTGCTGATGAGCAGCTGCTGCAAAATCTGCTCTGCTTCCGCTTCTCTATTGCGATACACATACTTAGTTGCCAAGGCTACGCGCTGCTGCAGGGACGTGTCGGGCAACAGCATCAACATAGAATCGCGGTAACGTTCGCTCAATTTAAAATATTGCTCATTATTGCTACTTTGTCCATAGTGGCTACTAAATGCGGTGTATGCTTCGAAGTAGGCAGGCAATAGCGCTGCCGGCAAGTTCGGTCGATCGACGGCTCGTAGCAATTTTTCGGCTTCGATAAACTTTCCCGTAGAAGAATAAAGACTAGCTAAGTAAAATGAAGCTTGACGAACAGCCATGGCATCGCCCCGCTGCTCCCCTAGCTGTTTGTAAAGCTGCGTATAGGTTATCGCGGAATCGACCTGATACTTACGGTAGGCAAGGATCAAATCTTTGACCAACTCTTGTTTGTCCGACAAAGAGCTTTCTTGCATCAACCGCGTTTTCAGTACGTTTATGCGTTCTAATTTTTGCTTTTCAAACTTATCCTTCGCAAGAAAGACCTGCGCAAGGGTTTGCGCGGTACTGTCTGTCCCTGTCATGGAGAAACATGGCAAGGCCAAAAAAACAACATAAATTAGGCTCCAATAAAAACGCATAGGTGTTGACTACTTAACTATTCTTTCTCTTCGTCGTCCCACCAATCTGTCTTGAGGTCGTCGATCTCGCGTCGATCTTTCTTGGTTGGTCTTCCGGTGCCACGATCTCGTTTAAGAACAGGCGCTTGGAAGACGGATTTGAAAGCATAAGTTTCCTCGACTGGTGTTTGGTCCTGATAAAACTGTACCGCGGTCTTCGCATCAACACGGCGCTCCAACAATCCAGTTACCAACACCACTTTACGCTCTGGTCCTTTTTGTATCGTATAGACGTCACCAATTTTGACGACAGCAGAAGCCTTTACATTCTGCCCATTAAGCTTGATGCGTCCTGCTTTGCAGGCCTCGGTGGCCAAACTTCTCGTTTTAAAGATTCGTATGGCCCATAAGTATTTGTCTATTCTCAGTTTCTCTTTCTCGGTTACAGCTCCCATAGCTACAAAATTACAGCAAATTAAAGTAATTTTAGAACGGTGAGTATTCTGATTCGCCAAAAATTTTTAATCTTTGTACTGAGGAAGATCGTCTGTTGTGTACAGGTAAACCGGGCTCTTCACTTTCAACGGTGGTCTTTCCATTGTTGAATTTTAACTTTTTAATTTTTACTTTTTAATTTGCAAAATGGAATTGGAATTACAGAAACTGCAGAAGCTTGTTGAAGACGCTTGGGAAGACAGAAAACTATTAGAATATAAAGAATACTTCGAAGCCATCAGTGTGGTTATCCAAAAATTGGACGAGGGCGAGCTTCGTGTTGCCGAGCCTATCGGTACACGCTGGCATGTAAACGACTGGATCAAGAAAGCCGTTATCCTGTACTTCCCTATCCGGGAAATGAAAGAAATTGACAATGGTCCGTTTGTGTATTTCGATAAAATGAAATTGAAAACGAACTACAAAGAATTGGGCGTTCGTGTTGTTCCTGGAGCAAGTGCACGCTACGGCGCATACCTTTCCAAAGGCGTAATCATGATGCCTTCTTACGTGAATATCGGTGCATATGTGGATGAAGGCACGATGGTAGATACTTGGGCAACTGTAGGTTCTTGTGCACAGATCGGGAAACATGTACACTTAAGTGGTGGTGTTGGTATCGGCGGTGTTCTTGAACCTGTGCAGGCTGCACCGGTGATCATCGAAGACAATGTCTTTGTCGGTTCTCGTGCCATTGTCGTGGAAGGTATCCGCGTAGAGACCGAAGCCGTTTTGGGCGCAAATGTGGTATTGACAGCATCGACAAAGATTATAGATGTTTCCGGGCCTGAGCCTGTAGAATACAAAGGCTATGTCCCTGCACGCTCGGTTGTTATTCCGGGATCATACACTAAGAAATTTGCAGCAGGAGAATACCAAGTTCCTTGTGCGCTAATCATCGGTCAACGTAAAGAATCGACGGACAAAAAAACGTCGCTGAACGATGCTTTACGCGACCACAACGTCGCTGTCTAATGCAACGCGCATTCGTCGATAGAGAAGATGTGAATAAAGCCCTCGATACGTTGAAAAACGGAGGGCTAATTCTTTATCCTACGGATACGATTTGGGGTATTGGTTGCGATGCTACCAATAAAGAAGCCGTTGAAAAGGTTTTCGCCTTAAAAGGCCGCGACAAAAGCAAAAGCTTGATCGTGCTGTTACACAACGACAATCAACTGGCTAGCTACGTTCAGGATATTCCGGAGGTAGCCTACGAACTGATTGAATATACAGAAAAGCCCCTAACGATCGTTTATTCGAAAGCAAAGAACTTAGCGGAGAACGCGCTTGCGGAAGATGGAAGCATAGGCATCCGTATTGTACGTCACCCTTTTTGCGAACAATTGTTACAGCGTTTTCGCAAGCCTATTATTTCAACGAGTGCGAATATTAGCGGTGCAAGTTCTCCAACATGTTTTGACGATATTTCGGAAGAGATTTTAAGCGGCGTAGATTACGTAGTAACATATGGTCAGCGAGAAAAAGGAGATGGAAAGTCGTCGACCGTGATGAAAATCGATCCGAGTGGAAAATTTGAGTTTTTACGTAAATAGATAAAACCATGAAAAAAATCATCGGTATGCTCATCTGCACATTTGTGGCATTGAACATGAGCTTTGCGCAACAGCAGATTACACCTGCTAAGAAAGGCGTGCAATACGGCAAAAAGATTGACGCTCAAAACGCCATTTCTGTTGCCGATCTGGAGAAAAAATTGCAGGCTAACGACAACTTCAACGGAAAAATAACGGGCGAAGTAGTAGAGGTTTGCAAAAAGAAAGGTTGTTTTTTAACGCTCAAACGCGCTGACGGCGAGTCCGTGATGGTTCGTTTTACAGATTATGGATATTTTGTTCCTGCCGACATTGTAGGCAAGAAAATAGCCGTTGAAGGTCGGGCAAAAATGAAAGAAACATCGGTAGAATGGTTACAGCACTACGCAGAGGACAAAGGCGCTTCAAAAGAAGAAATTGCTAAAATCACTAAACCGAAAACGGATATTAGCATCGTTGCGGATGGTGTTGTGGTTCTTTAATTCAGCGACCCCATAAAAATGTACAGAAAGGTTACTTCGTTAAAAAGTAACCTTTTTTTATGATCGAGAAGCGAGTTTGGGCGCAATACGCTTGCGCAACGTTAATTAACTTTCTCTCTCTTTTGTTTATCTTCGCCTTACATGATGCACTTACAGACCAAAGCGACACAATCGCTGAATATAGGCGGACAGCTCGTCAGCTTCGACCGTCCGCTGATTATGGGTATTTTGAATGTGACCCCCGATTCCTTTTTTGATGGAGGCCAGCATAATGACATTGCGCAGGCCATAGCCAAAGCAGAACAGCTTTTGGACGATGGTGTGGACATCTTGGATATCGGCGCCTATTCGTCGCGTCCTGGTGCGGCGTTAATTAGTTCGCAGGAAGAGATGGATAGAGCGTTACCGATTATCCGCTTATTACATCAACGGCACCCAAACGTCAAACTTTCTATTGATACGTTCCGTGCCGATGTGGCGGAGGAAGCGGTGAAAGCGGGCGCACATATCATCAATGATGTCTCTGGCGGTACCATAGATGAACGGATGTTCAGCACTGTAGCAGCTCTGCAGGTACCATACATTCTGATGCATATGCGCGGCTTACCCGAAAACATGCAGCAAATGACCGAATACGATGATATCGTGGTTGATGTAGCAACTTTTCTAGGCGAGAAGCTGAGCGAGCTACGAGCGCTGGGGGTGAAAGATATCATCCTAGACCCGGGCTTTGGCTTTGCCAAGACCATCGCACAGAACCACGAATTACTACATCGCGTTGATGAGCTACATTATTTCGGTCTACCCCTCTTGGGGGGCATCTCGCGAAAATCCATGATTTACAAAAAACTGCATATCAGCGCGCAGGAATCGTTGCCTGGAACCATAGCGCTCAACACCTTGCTGTTAAACAAAGGCGTGCAAATACTACGTGTACATGATGTGAAAGCAACCAAACAGGTCGTGGATTTATTATACTAAAAAAGGAAGCTTCGCTTCCTTTTTTAGTATTTATCAAGTATCTATCTTACCGAACTACCTGGTTTGATTGCAGATGTCGGATTAACGAAATCAAGTCTGCCATCGGCATCCTCGGCCATCAGTATCATCCCTTGGGAAGTAATACCTTTTATTTCTCTAGGTTCTAGATTGACCAAGATAGACACTTGTTTCCCTACAATATCTTCGGGTGCAAAGTACTCCGCAATACCAGATACCACTGTGCGTTGATCAATACCGGTATCAATTTTTAGCTTCAAGAGCTTCTTGGTCTTCGCGACTTTCTCCGCTTCGATAATCGTTCCTATACGGATATCCATTTTCAGAAAATCGTCGTACGTGATATTCGCTTTCGTTGGTTCCGCTTTCACGGCGGTTGCAGCATTCTGCGCTTTCGCATCAGCTAACTTCTGCAATTGGAATTCCACCTGTTCATCCGTTATTTTTTCGAAAAGGAGAACCGCTTCGGCCAAGGTATGCCCCTCAGGAACGATCGTTGTCGCACCTGCCTGATCCCAATCTTGTTCGGCAATATTCAACATAGCAAATAGCTTCGCTGCCGTGCGCGGTAAGAAAGGTTGTGCAAGCACCGCCAAATTGGCTACGATCTGTGTCGCTACGTAAAGTACTGTTTTTACGCGCTCCTGATCCTCTTTATACACTTTCCATGGCTCTTCATCGGCCAAATACTTGTTGCCCAAGCGCG
This genomic window contains:
- the folP gene encoding dihydropteroate synthase, whose product is MMHLQTKATQSLNIGGQLVSFDRPLIMGILNVTPDSFFDGGQHNDIAQAIAKAEQLLDDGVDILDIGAYSSRPGAALISSQEEMDRALPIIRLLHQRHPNVKLSIDTFRADVAEEAVKAGAHIINDVSGGTIDERMFSTVAALQVPYILMHMRGLPENMQQMTEYDDIVVDVATFLGEKLSELRALGVKDIILDPGFGFAKTIAQNHELLHRVDELHYFGLPLLGGISRKSMIYKKLHISAQESLPGTIALNTLLLNKGVQILRVHDVKATKQVVDLLY
- a CDS encoding 2,3,4,5-tetrahydropyridine-2,6-dicarboxylate N-succinyltransferase, with amino-acid sequence MELELQKLQKLVEDAWEDRKLLEYKEYFEAISVVIQKLDEGELRVAEPIGTRWHVNDWIKKAVILYFPIREMKEIDNGPFVYFDKMKLKTNYKELGVRVVPGASARYGAYLSKGVIMMPSYVNIGAYVDEGTMVDTWATVGSCAQIGKHVHLSGGVGIGGVLEPVQAAPVIIEDNVFVGSRAIVVEGIRVETEAVLGANVVLTASTKIIDVSGPEPVEYKGYVPARSVVIPGSYTKKFAAGEYQVPCALIIGQRKESTDKKTSLNDALRDHNVAV
- a CDS encoding RNA-binding S4 domain-containing protein, giving the protein MGAVTEKEKLRIDKYLWAIRIFKTRSLATEACKAGRIKLNGQNVKASAVVKIGDVYTIQKGPERKVVLVTGLLERRVDAKTAVQFYQDQTPVEETYAFKSVFQAPVLKRDRGTGRPTKKDRREIDDLKTDWWDDEEKE
- a CDS encoding DUF4920 domain-containing protein, with protein sequence MKKIIGMLICTFVALNMSFAQQQITPAKKGVQYGKKIDAQNAISVADLEKKLQANDNFNGKITGEVVEVCKKKGCFLTLKRADGESVMVRFTDYGYFVPADIVGKKIAVEGRAKMKETSVEWLQHYAEDKGASKEEIAKITKPKTDISIVADGVVVL
- a CDS encoding DUF6377 domain-containing protein; its protein translation is MTGTDSTAQTLAQVFLAKDKFEKQKLERINVLKTRLMQESSLSDKQELVKDLILAYRKYQVDSAITYTQLYKQLGEQRGDAMAVRQASFYLASLYSSTGKFIEAEKLLRAVDRPNLPAALLPAYFEAYTAFSSHYGQSSNNEQYFKLSERYRDSMLMLLPDTSLQQRVALATKYVYRNREAEAEQILQQLLISTDDRYPERGLIAYLLGLMYKNKDDMDKAMYYFSLSAISDIKHVVKDNASLQSLAQCYNNRGDIDKAYQFIQAAINDAAFCNIRYRSLENSSFYGIINTAFQEKELAQKRALRQNLIVISLLSLFLVVALFFLYTQIKKLRRARADLHQANAELKKLNDQLLHINNSLSESNHIKEEYIAQFFDICSSYIDKIDEQRKLLLKRFAQKQYDDINKILKSQDVVKNELDELYRNFDVIFLNLYPSFIDDFNQLLRSDERISLKEGELLNTELRIFALIRLGITDSTKIASFLRYSLRTVYNYRVKVRSKVAGSKDEFEDKIRDIGDIRSF
- a CDS encoding L-threonylcarbamoyladenylate synthase is translated as MQRAFVDREDVNKALDTLKNGGLILYPTDTIWGIGCDATNKEAVEKVFALKGRDKSKSLIVLLHNDNQLASYVQDIPEVAYELIEYTEKPLTIVYSKAKNLAENALAEDGSIGIRIVRHPFCEQLLQRFRKPIISTSANISGASSPTCFDDISEEILSGVDYVVTYGQREKGDGKSSTVMKIDPSGKFEFLRK